One stretch of Chloroflexia bacterium SDU3-3 DNA includes these proteins:
- a CDS encoding valine--tRNA ligase, whose protein sequence is MDIPQSYRPEEAEPRMQRRWAEQGTYHFNPTDRRPIFAIDTPPPTVSGALHIGHVYSYIQAEAMVRYRRMRGYAIYYPFGFDDNGLPTERYVEKTHGIAARDVGREAFTEACLSTTREVEARFEAFWQRLGISADWRLRYSTIDERARRTSQWSFLDLYRRGRIYRAQAPGPWCCTCGTAIAQAEIDDIERDTVFSTLCFALAEGDGTVEIATTRPELLPACVAIFVHPEDARFQHLVGRMATVPLLGHAVPILAEPTVEREKGSGAVMCCTFGDTADVAWWQAHGLPLIPLVGRDGRLGAHGGAYAGLTLAQARRQILADLGEAGALLGQRPARQSIRVHERCGTPLEILESSQWFIRVLDMKDELLAAGRAIAWHPEHMRARYEHWVENLGWDWCISRQRFFGVPFPLWRCASCGQVVLADEAQLPVDPLRAAPPRPCPCGGPLEPDPDVMDTWATSSVSPQIAGQLLDQPELFGRLFPMALRPQAHDIIRTWAFDTIVKSLLHHGQIPWRTLLVSGHVLTPRHEKLSKSKGNASADPDALIARYGADAIRYWACSGGTGADQLFDEDVIRRGAKLVNKLWNAARLIGRAEPRGVAAAPPTPLDRAMLSWLQRLIQQATASMEAYSYTAALDATERFFWSSLCDNYLELAKGRLYDGDEAERERVALTLRELLGTLLRLLAPFLPHITEEIYVQLYAAEGESIHTGGWPEADPGQIDEESERAGEAVMAILAQARRWKSERRLGLATPLASITAGAPAALHPALAACEADIRSGTRAARVALAVASSPQLLAAD, encoded by the coding sequence ATGGACATCCCGCAGAGCTACCGCCCCGAGGAGGCCGAGCCGCGCATGCAGCGCCGCTGGGCCGAGCAGGGCACCTACCACTTCAACCCCACCGACCGCCGCCCGATCTTCGCCATCGACACGCCGCCGCCCACCGTCTCGGGCGCGCTGCACATCGGCCACGTGTACTCCTACATCCAGGCCGAGGCCATGGTGCGCTACCGCCGGATGCGCGGCTACGCCATCTACTACCCCTTCGGTTTCGACGACAACGGCCTGCCCACCGAGCGCTATGTGGAGAAGACCCACGGCATCGCCGCGCGCGACGTGGGCCGCGAGGCCTTCACCGAGGCCTGCCTGAGCACCACCCGCGAGGTGGAGGCGCGCTTCGAGGCGTTCTGGCAGCGCCTGGGCATCAGCGCCGACTGGCGGCTGCGCTACTCCACCATCGACGAGCGGGCCAGGCGCACCTCGCAGTGGTCATTCCTCGACCTCTACCGCCGGGGCCGGATCTACCGCGCCCAGGCCCCCGGGCCGTGGTGCTGCACCTGCGGCACCGCCATCGCCCAGGCCGAGATCGACGACATCGAGCGCGACACTGTGTTCTCCACCCTGTGCTTCGCGCTGGCCGAGGGCGATGGCACAGTGGAGATCGCCACCACGCGCCCCGAGCTGCTGCCCGCCTGCGTGGCGATCTTCGTGCACCCCGAGGACGCGCGCTTCCAGCACCTGGTGGGGAGAATGGCCACGGTGCCGCTGCTGGGCCACGCCGTGCCCATCCTGGCCGAGCCGACGGTGGAGCGCGAGAAGGGCAGCGGCGCGGTGATGTGCTGCACGTTTGGCGACACGGCGGATGTGGCCTGGTGGCAGGCCCACGGGCTACCGCTCATACCGCTGGTGGGGCGCGACGGGCGGCTGGGCGCGCACGGCGGGGCCTACGCGGGCCTGACCCTGGCCCAGGCGCGGCGGCAGATCCTGGCCGACCTGGGCGAGGCCGGGGCGCTGCTGGGCCAGCGGCCCGCCCGCCAGAGCATCCGCGTGCACGAGCGCTGCGGCACGCCGCTGGAGATCCTGGAGAGCAGCCAGTGGTTCATCCGCGTGCTCGACATGAAGGACGAGCTGCTGGCGGCGGGCCGCGCCATCGCATGGCACCCCGAGCACATGCGCGCGCGCTACGAGCACTGGGTGGAGAACCTGGGCTGGGACTGGTGCATCTCACGCCAGCGCTTCTTCGGCGTGCCCTTCCCGCTGTGGCGCTGCGCCAGCTGCGGCCAGGTGGTGCTGGCCGACGAGGCCCAGCTGCCGGTGGACCCGCTGCGCGCCGCGCCGCCGCGGCCCTGCCCGTGCGGCGGCCCGCTGGAGCCAGACCCGGATGTGATGGACACCTGGGCCACATCCTCGGTCAGCCCGCAGATCGCGGGGCAGCTGCTCGACCAGCCCGAGCTGTTCGGGCGGCTGTTCCCCATGGCGCTGCGCCCGCAGGCCCACGACATCATCCGCACCTGGGCCTTCGACACCATCGTGAAGAGCCTGTTGCACCACGGCCAGATCCCCTGGCGCACGCTGCTGGTCTCGGGCCACGTGCTCACCCCCCGGCACGAGAAGCTGAGCAAGTCGAAGGGCAACGCCAGCGCCGACCCCGACGCGCTGATCGCGCGCTATGGGGCCGACGCCATCCGCTACTGGGCCTGCAGCGGCGGCACCGGGGCCGATCAGCTGTTCGACGAGGATGTCATCCGGCGCGGCGCGAAGCTGGTGAACAAGCTGTGGAACGCCGCGCGGCTGATCGGCAGGGCCGAGCCGCGCGGCGTGGCGGCGGCCCCGCCCACCCCGCTGGATCGCGCCATGCTGTCGTGGCTCCAGCGCCTCATCCAGCAGGCCACGGCCAGCATGGAGGCCTACAGCTACACGGCGGCGCTGGATGCGACCGAGCGATTCTTCTGGTCGAGCCTGTGCGACAACTACCTAGAGCTAGCCAAGGGCAGGCTCTACGACGGCGACGAGGCCGAGCGCGAGCGCGTGGCGCTGACGCTGCGCGAGCTGCTGGGCACGCTGCTGCGGCTGCTGGCCCCGTTCCTGCCGCACATCACCGAGGAGATCTACGTCCAGCTCTACGCCGCCGAGGGCGAGTCCATCCACACCGGCGGCTGGCCCGAGGCCGACCCAGGGCAGATCGACGAGGAGTCCGAGCGGGCGGGCGAGGCCGTGATGGCCATCCTAGCGCAGGCGCGGCGCTGGAAGAGCGAGCGCAGGCTGGGCCTGGCCACGCCGCTGGCCAGCATCACCGCAGGCGCGCCAGCCGCGCTGCACCCCGCCCTGGCCGCCTGCGAGGCCGACATCCGCAGCGGCACCCGCGCCGCCCGCGTGGCCCTGGCCGTGGCCAGCTCGCCCCAGCTGCTCGCGGCTGATTAG
- a CDS encoding cupin domain-containing protein, translating into MNLTSFLDLAAQITISENSTISRTIYQDPSVKAVLFGFDAGQELSEHTAGTPAIIHIVQGNAHVTLGEESLSAQANTWIHMPARTPHSIRAETPVVMLLLLLKGGQAE; encoded by the coding sequence ATGAACCTGACCAGCTTTCTCGATCTGGCGGCCCAGATCACCATCTCGGAAAATAGCACCATCAGCCGCACCATCTACCAGGACCCCAGCGTGAAGGCGGTGCTGTTCGGCTTTGACGCCGGGCAGGAGCTTTCCGAGCACACCGCAGGCACCCCGGCGATCATCCACATCGTGCAGGGCAATGCCCACGTGACGCTGGGCGAGGAGTCGCTGAGCGCGCAGGCGAACACATGGATCCACATGCCCGCGCGCACACCCCACAGCATCCGCGCGGAGACGCCGGTGGTCATGCTGCTGCTGCTGCTGAAGGGCGGCCAGGCCGAATGA
- a CDS encoding stage V sporulation protein S, whose translation MATNTSQATPLARAVGASGQPAAERHSAEVLKVSTRSRPSAVAGAIAGVIRDSGMAEVQSIGAGATNQAIKAVAIARSYLNEEGIDIVCVPSFIDVAIDEEERTAIRLLVERR comes from the coding sequence ATGGCTACAAACACATCCCAAGCAACACCGCTGGCCCGTGCGGTCGGCGCGAGCGGCCAGCCGGCCGCCGAGCGCCACAGCGCCGAGGTTCTGAAGGTTTCGACCCGCTCACGCCCGAGCGCGGTGGCCGGCGCTATCGCTGGCGTCATCCGCGACAGCGGCATGGCCGAGGTTCAGTCGATCGGCGCAGGCGCGACCAACCAGGCCATCAAGGCCGTGGCGATCGCCCGCAGCTACCTCAACGAGGAGGGCATCGATATCGTCTGCGTGCCCTCATTTATCGACGTGGCCATTGATGAAGAGGAGCGCACCGCCATTCGCCTGCTGGTAGAGCGCCGCTAG
- a CDS encoding methyltransferase domain-containing protein: protein MSLSHSPADSPTSAPPDLARMPGHWLLAQLGRRVLRPGGLALTKQMLAALAITPADRVVEFAPGLGVTAQLTLGQRPAAYTAIERDSAAAAQVRSFLTRPGDRCQIGTAQETGLPDGEATVVYGEAMLTMHSPSQKAEIIREAARILQPGGRYGIHELCLTPDSIDEKSKQAISRQISSAIQVGARPLTSAEWRELLEAEGFTVEFSAHAPMHLLRIRRMIADEGLRQTIKIIVNMIRRPAARRRMLAMRRVFEQYSPNLAAISLVARKTEGANR from the coding sequence ATGTCGCTTTCCCACAGCCCCGCCGATAGCCCGACCAGCGCGCCGCCCGATCTGGCCAGGATGCCCGGACACTGGCTGCTGGCCCAGCTCGGGCGGCGCGTGCTGCGCCCTGGCGGGCTGGCGCTCACCAAGCAGATGCTCGCGGCCCTGGCCATCACCCCTGCCGACCGCGTGGTCGAGTTCGCGCCGGGGCTGGGCGTGACCGCGCAGCTGACGCTCGGCCAGAGGCCCGCCGCCTACACCGCGATCGAGCGCGATAGCGCCGCCGCCGCGCAGGTGCGGAGCTTCCTCACCCGCCCCGGCGACCGCTGCCAGATCGGGACCGCGCAGGAGACCGGGCTGCCCGACGGCGAGGCCACGGTGGTCTACGGCGAGGCGATGCTGACCATGCACTCGCCCAGCCAGAAGGCTGAGATCATCCGCGAGGCGGCCCGCATCCTCCAGCCCGGCGGGCGCTACGGCATCCACGAGCTATGCCTCACGCCCGACAGCATCGATGAGAAGAGCAAGCAGGCGATCTCGCGCCAGATCTCCTCGGCCATCCAAGTGGGTGCGCGCCCGCTGACCAGCGCCGAGTGGCGCGAGCTGCTGGAGGCCGAGGGCTTCACGGTCGAGTTCAGCGCCCACGCGCCCATGCACCTGCTGCGCATCCGCCGCATGATCGCCGACGAGGGCCTGCGGCAGACCATCAAGATCATCGTTAATATGATCCGGCGTCCAGCCGCACGTCGGCGCATGCTGGCGATGCGGCGCGTCTTTGAGCAGTATTCCCCCAACCTCGCGGCCATCTCGCTGGTGGCGCGCAAAACCGAAGGAGCCAACCGATGA
- the rny gene encoding ribonuclease Y, with the protein MPTELITSLIGLIVGLAIGVVTGIFTFRNAVATRQREAESQAKLQLEAARAEQKDIILQAKDEALRIRNEAEDQIREARTALTKQEERLQRKEENLDRKLEGLERRERQLQNRERQIEQLHQEAELLHGQQRAELERISALSQEDARNIILQKVEAETRDESARRIREIERAATEDADRRARKIIGLAIQRSASEYVAEVTVSTVALPGEELKGRIIGREGRNIRAFEQISGVDIIVDDTPEAVTLSCHDPVRREVARIALIKLLKDGRIHPARIEEVIAKTQQEIDQIMREEGERIAHDANVMGLHPDLIKLLGRLKYRTSYGQNVLQHSLECSLLAAHMAAELGANINVAKTAALLHDIGKAVDHEVQGPHALIGADIARRLGRSPAIVHAIAAHHNDEEPQSVEAFLVQAADAISGGRPGARRETIDLYIKRLEALETVATSFTGVQRAYAIQAGREVRILVQPDSIDDLGSIHLARDVAKKIEESLQYPGQIKVTVVRETRAVDYAR; encoded by the coding sequence GTGCCCACTGAGCTCATTACGTCTTTGATCGGGCTTATCGTCGGCCTGGCGATAGGCGTGGTCACTGGCATTTTCACTTTTCGCAACGCCGTAGCCACCCGCCAGCGCGAGGCCGAATCGCAGGCGAAGCTACAACTCGAAGCCGCCCGGGCCGAGCAGAAGGATATCATCCTTCAGGCCAAGGACGAGGCGCTGCGGATCCGCAACGAGGCCGAGGACCAGATCCGCGAGGCCCGCACCGCGCTCACCAAACAGGAGGAGCGGCTCCAGCGCAAAGAGGAGAACCTCGACCGCAAGCTGGAGGGCCTGGAGCGCCGCGAGCGCCAGCTCCAGAACCGCGAGCGGCAGATAGAACAGCTCCATCAGGAGGCCGAGCTGCTGCATGGGCAGCAGCGGGCCGAGCTTGAGCGCATCTCTGCGCTTAGTCAGGAGGATGCTCGCAACATCATTCTTCAGAAGGTGGAGGCAGAAACCCGCGACGAGTCAGCACGCCGGATCCGCGAGATCGAGCGTGCCGCCACCGAGGACGCTGACCGGCGCGCCCGCAAGATCATCGGGCTTGCCATCCAGCGCAGCGCCTCGGAGTATGTCGCCGAGGTGACGGTCTCGACCGTCGCCCTCCCAGGCGAGGAGCTCAAGGGCCGCATCATCGGACGCGAGGGCCGCAACATCCGCGCGTTCGAGCAGATCAGCGGTGTCGATATCATTGTCGATGACACCCCCGAGGCTGTGACCCTGTCATGTCACGACCCGGTTCGGCGCGAGGTCGCCCGGATCGCCCTGATAAAGCTGCTGAAGGATGGCCGCATCCACCCCGCTCGCATCGAGGAGGTAATCGCCAAGACCCAGCAGGAGATCGACCAGATCATGCGGGAGGAGGGCGAGCGCATTGCCCACGACGCCAATGTGATGGGCCTACACCCCGATCTGATCAAGCTGCTCGGGCGGCTGAAATACCGCACGAGCTATGGGCAGAATGTGCTCCAGCACTCGCTGGAGTGCTCCTTGCTGGCGGCGCATATGGCCGCCGAGCTTGGGGCCAACATCAACGTCGCCAAGACCGCGGCGTTACTGCATGATATCGGCAAGGCCGTGGACCACGAGGTCCAGGGGCCGCACGCGCTGATAGGTGCAGATATCGCTCGGCGTCTGGGGCGTTCCCCCGCGATCGTGCACGCGATCGCGGCGCACCACAACGATGAGGAACCGCAATCGGTTGAAGCGTTCCTGGTGCAGGCAGCCGACGCTATCTCAGGCGGTCGCCCTGGCGCACGCCGCGAGACCATCGACCTCTACATCAAGCGGCTGGAAGCGCTTGAGACCGTGGCCACCTCGTTCACAGGTGTCCAGCGCGCCTACGCCATCCAGGCGGGGCGCGAGGTCCGCATCCTCGTCCAGCCCGATTCGATCGACGATCTTGGCAGCATTCACCTCGCTCGTGATGTCGCGAAAAAGATCGAGGAGAGCCTTCAGTATCCCGGACAGATCAAAGTTACGGTTGTCCGCGAGACGAGGGCGGTCGATTACGCTCGCTAG
- a CDS encoding YwiC-like family protein — MSARPAAQVRLRPIALPTEHGGWGLVLMPIILGLGVAPSWAGLWIGLAALAVFLVRQPLKLAIGDWRGGKRFARTRWALLFALAYGAAALACVAAAWAAGARPCWEPLLLAAPLALVQFWHDTLKQSRALLAELCGAAAISAVAAIIARAQGWALAPACALWLLQALQACAAIVYVRTRIRLARGVVVPRAPAIWLHVAALGAVLALAWWRLVPALSGVAFAILAARAWAGLRPQALALPIPRVGMQEVGYSLVVVVMSILGVHMAF; from the coding sequence ATGAGCGCACGCCCTGCGGCCCAGGTGCGCCTGCGCCCGATCGCGCTGCCGACCGAGCACGGCGGCTGGGGGCTGGTGCTTATGCCGATCATCCTTGGGCTGGGGGTCGCCCCTTCGTGGGCGGGGCTGTGGATCGGCCTCGCCGCGCTAGCGGTGTTCCTGGTGCGCCAGCCGCTCAAGCTGGCGATAGGCGACTGGCGCGGCGGAAAGCGGTTTGCGCGCACACGCTGGGCTTTGCTCTTCGCCCTGGCCTATGGGGCGGCGGCGCTGGCCTGCGTGGCCGCCGCGTGGGCGGCGGGCGCGCGGCCCTGCTGGGAGCCGCTGCTGCTGGCCGCGCCGCTGGCGCTTGTCCAGTTCTGGCACGACACATTAAAGCAGAGCCGCGCGCTGCTAGCCGAGCTGTGCGGGGCCGCCGCGATCAGCGCCGTAGCCGCCATCATCGCGCGGGCGCAGGGCTGGGCGCTCGCGCCCGCATGCGCCCTGTGGCTCCTGCAGGCGCTCCAGGCCTGCGCGGCGATCGTCTACGTGCGCACGCGCATCCGCCTGGCCCGTGGCGTGGTGGTGCCGCGCGCCCCCGCCATCTGGCTGCACGTGGCCGCGCTGGGCGCGGTGCTGGCCCTGGCCTGGTGGCGGCTGGTGCCAGCCCTCAGCGGCGTCGCCTTCGCGATCCTGGCCGCGCGGGCGTGGGCAGGCCTGCGGCCACAGGCGCTCGCGCTGCCCATCCCGCGCGTGGGCATGCAGGAGGTAGGGTACAGCCTCGTGGTGGTCGTTATGAGCATCCTTGGCGTGCACATGGCCTTCTAG